One segment of Sander vitreus isolate 19-12246 chromosome 20, sanVit1, whole genome shotgun sequence DNA contains the following:
- the itgb1bp1 gene encoding integrin beta-1-binding protein 1: protein MFRKVKKRHSSSSSQSSEISTKSKSVDSSLGGLSRSSTVASLDTDSTKSSGNSTSETCAEFRVKYVGAIEKLQFDMSKTLQEPLDLINYIDATQQDGKLPFVPGDEEMILGVSKHGVKVASLDQCDVLHRHPLYLIVRMLCYDDGLGAGKNLLALKTTDAKQEECSIWVYQCSSSEQAQSICKVLSASFDCALTSDKS from the exons ATGTTCCGGAAAGTCAAAAAgcgccacagcagcagcagctcgcaAAGCAGTGAGATCAGCACCAAAAGCAAa TCTGTCGACTCCAGTTTGGGAGGACTCTCCAGATCCAGTACCGTCGCCAGCCTCGATACAGATTCCACCAAGAGCTCAG GTAACAGCACGTCTGAAACATGTGCTGAGTTCCGTGTAAAGTATGTGGGAGCCATTGAGAAGTTACAGTTTGACATGAGCAAGACCCTCCAGGAGCCTCTGGACCTCATCAACTACATTGATGCCACTCAG CAAGATGGAAAGCTGCCCTTCGTGCCGGGAGACGAAGAGATGATTCTGGGAGTGTCAAAGCACGGAGTCAAAGTGGCGTCGCTGGACCAGTGT GATGTGCTGCACCGGCACCCTCTGTACCTGATAGTGCGTATGCTGTGTTACGATGACGGCCTGGGTGCAGGGAAGAACCTCCTGGCTCTCAAAACCACTGATGCAAAGCAAGAGGAGTGCAGCATCTGGGTGTACCAGTGCAGCAGCTCG GAGCAGGCTCAGTCCATCTGCAAGGTGCTGTCAGCTTCCTTTGACTGCGCTCTGACATCAGATAAGTCCTGA